From Panicum hallii strain FIL2 chromosome 2, PHallii_v3.1, whole genome shotgun sequence, a single genomic window includes:
- the LOC112882859 gene encoding disease resistance protein RGA2-like translates to MEIIISAVLGELTTRSINFFTSKIFKPTPADLEDRLRRVLLRGQVITDESMGRQITNQAMLIQLDMVRDAMYRGQFMLDTFSCQSHDEDRKDKVMRHPSSSLSKVNYLKRLSLSSRNTLVLKQLRETLDDLSSMILDVEELVVYLMSCPRLRRQPYSMHLQLANSMFGRQTEAQLIINFLLHTQPHDGAEELEVLPIVGPSQVGKSTLVAHVCKDERVCGHFSDILFFRIHGLTNDELTTFRDSCEMRYQNCLANYNKEGSRLLVVIELSGDLNEDAWNRIYSASKLCLPTGSKIIVTSRSDKIVRFRTTKALTLKYLSHEAYWYFFKTLTFGSTDAKMHPSLMYLAMEIARTMNSSFIGANVTARLLRDNFDAHFWCKVLVFLRGSFQKHVTRFGEHPFDLLNQNRPANLGRMATPAEDFVLYHQYQRSPEDEVPKIRIQDVMYGSVKPHGKFEVLAWSSQIPPYYSYVFACEIRELETTATKRKRSAKKGVTLS, encoded by the coding sequence ATGGAGATTATCATCTCTGCAGTCCTTGGTGAGCTGACCACTAGATCCATAAATTTCTTCACCAGTAAaatcttcaagccaactccggCGGATCTGGAGGATCGCCTCCGCAGGGTCCTGCTCCGGGGACAGGTCATCACCGATGAGTCCATGGGGCGGCAGATCACAAATCAAGCTATGCTCATCCAGTTGGACATGGTGAGAGACGCCATGTACCGAGGACAGTTCATGCTGGACACCTTCAGCTGCCAATCTCACGATGAGGACAGGAAAGATAAGGTTATGAGGCACCCTTCGTCGTCTTTGTCCAAGGTAAACTATCTGAAACGTCTTTCTCTCTCCAGTAGAAACACACTGGTTCTGAAACAGCTGCGAGAGACGCTTGATGACTTGAGTTCCATGATCCTTGATGTGGAAGAGTTAGTCGTGTATTTGATGAGCTGCCCTCGCTTGCGCCGCCAGCCTTACAGCATGCACCTCCAGCTGGCCAACAGCATGTTTGGCCGCCAAACAGAAGCACAACTTATCATCAACTTCCTACTGCACACACAGCCACATGATGGTGCTGAAGAATTGGAGGTCCTGCCGATTGTCGGACCAAGCCAAGTCGGCAAGAGCACCCTAGTTGCTCATGTTTGCAAAGACGAAAGAGTCTGTGGTCATTTCTCAGATATCCTGTTCTTTCGCATCCATGGTTTAACAAATGATGAGCTAACTACTTTCAGAGACAGTTGTGAAATGAGATATCAAAATTGCCTGGCAAACTACAACAAAGAGGGAAGCAGACTGCTAGTTGTCATTGAGTTATCTGGGGATCTGAATGAAGATGCATGGAATAGGATTTATTCTGCTTCTAAACTATGTCTGCCAACTGGTAGTAAAATCATAGTTACAAGCCGGTCCGACAAAATTGTGAGGTTTCGAACAACGAAGGCCTTAACTCTAAAATATCTGTCCCATGAGGCATACTGGTATTTCTTCAAGACGCTTACATTTGGAAGCACCGATGCCAAGATGCACCCAAGTCTCATGTACCTGGCCATGGAGATAGCCAGGACGATGAACAGTTCCTTCATCGGCGCAAATGTCACTGCCCGTTTGCTCAGGGACAATTTTGATGcccacttttggtgcaaggttTTGGTCTTCCTGAGAGGGTCTTTCCAAAAGCATGTCACCAGATTTGGTGAGCATCCCTTTGATCTTCTGAACCAAAACAGACCTGCAAATCTTGGGAGAATGGCTACACCTGCTGAAGATTTTGTACTCTATCATCAGTACCAACGCTCCCCAGAGGACGAGGTTCCGAAGATAAGAATCCAAGATGTGATGTATGGAAGCGTGAAGCCTCATGGCAAGTTTGAGGTTCTAGCATGGAGTTCTCAGATACCCCCATATTATAGCTATGTCTTTGCTTGTGAGATTCGGGAGCTAGAAACTACAGCCACCAAGAGAAAGCGTTCTGCGAAAAAGGGGGTCACGCTTTCTTAA